GCGGAGACCGATCGTTTGAGGATCGAAAAATGTACAAGACGCAATGCGCGACGTGCCGAGAGGAATGCAGTGTTCCTTTTCAACCCAAGCCGGGCCGAGCGATTTATTGCCGAGATTGTATGGGAAAAAATGAGGGAGGTCGTGATTTCCGTGCGCCGAGAGAAGAGAGAAGAGGGGGTGAAACCAAAGGTTGGTCTCTCACCAAGGATCAGTTTGAAATGTTGAACAATAAAATGGACAAAGTTTTGAAGCTTTTACAGGTTGCGCAGCCCAATATTGTCGCTTTTGTGAAGAAAGAAGAGTCTTCTTTGAAAGAAGTGGCGAAAAAAGAGATCGCGAAGAAAGAGGTTTTGGTCAAAAAAGAGGAACCGATGAAAAAAGAAATGGTGAAAAAGGAGATCGTAAAGAAAGAGCCCGTGAAAGTCGAAAAAAAGCCGATCAAAATGCTTAAAGAAAAACCGGTTTTGGCTAAGGCCGTGAAAATTCCGGTTGTGAAAGCCAAAGTCACGAAGGCTCCGGCCAAAAAGGCTAAAGCCAAGGCGGTTCGCAAAAAGGCGTAGAAAGAGCGGAGTTTAAGTTTGTACTAAAAAAGGGTTGAATCCTTGCGGTTCAGCCCTTTTAAATTTCCATTGTTTGGATTTTTTCCTTATTTCTGGTCTTTTTTTTGCTTTTTTTTCTTATTTTTTTCTTTGTCTTTTTTGCCTCTGTTGTCTCCTTTGCCCATGGTTTGTTGTGTTAAAAAATATTGGAGGGGAACGAAATCTGACCTGGCGGATGATATATGAGATTGGATTAAAAGGGAAGGTTTTACTATGAGTGTTTTTTACTCTATTAGTTTTAAAATCGAGTAACGTAAAGATTTTTAAGATTGCTATGGTCCAGATTTTATGGTAATGTTCAGTTTCGGATTCGGGCCCGCATGTAATTAAAACAGGAATGACGGATGCAGGGGCCATTCAAAAAACTGCAGAGGATGCTTTTGCATCGCTCAGTAATTAACAACTTCAAAAATGATAGAAAAATTTCTACCAGTTTTAGTGTTGGCGAGTACGTTAGCCTCAAGCGCTTGTGTGGATCCGAAGAGTGCGGATACGACGGATACGGCATATCTTGATACCGGCGAGTCGCCTGATCCGCCCGATCCGCTTGGTTCGCTTGAGGGGGTAATTTCCTACGTTAGAGAGAGCTGTGGTTGGGTTTCACAGCAATGGCATGGAGAAGATCCTACACTCAATTGTGGACCTGCCTCTCTTTTAATATCGGCAGCTTGCGTGAAGGGCACAGATCCTTCCGAGGAAGATCTAAAGAACAGCCTTGATTATATGGATGCAAATGCATGGGCAACTGGTTACGGTGGATCCGGGGGGGAAGAGGAAGGCTATCCTGGCTCATATACATCCGGGAGTGATCTAGTTGCTACTATGGAGGGCTACTACCGCGCCGATGCCATGTTAGTTGGTGATAATTATGGGGAGTGGGGTTTCGGTGAAAATTATGGGAATGCCGTAGCTCTTTCAGACCTTTTAGATGATGTCCGAAATGGCTATCCTCCGATTATTGCAACGGTTTCTCAGGGCTTGCGACCGACCGGTGATGAGATGGTGGCTGATGGGACGCCTCATTATATGGTTTTAATGGGCGCGTTTTTAGACGAGGACGGGATTTGGTATGTTGTTTTACATGATCCGAATCCCTATCCTAAGGATCGGGAATACGGTGAACTCCACGCATATACTTTAGATTCG
The Candidatus Gracilibacteria bacterium genome window above contains:
- a CDS encoding CxxC-x17-CxxC domain-containing protein, with translation MFKKSNQRTPFWQKREEGSDRGGDRGFGRGSDRGPRMEMHQATCAECGESCEVPFKPTGSRPVLCRECFKGSQGESRPSRSFGGDRSFGGDRSSGGDRSFEDRKMYKTQCATCREECSVPFQPKPGRAIYCRDCMGKNEGGRDFRAPREERRGGETKGWSLTKDQFEMLNNKMDKVLKLLQVAQPNIVAFVKKEESSLKEVAKKEIAKKEVLVKKEEPMKKEMVKKEIVKKEPVKVEKKPIKMLKEKPVLAKAVKIPVVKAKVTKAPAKKAKAKAVRKKA
- a CDS encoding C39 family peptidase; this encodes MIEKFLPVLVLASTLASSACVDPKSADTTDTAYLDTGESPDPPDPLGSLEGVISYVRESCGWVSQQWHGEDPTLNCGPASLLISAACVKGTDPSEEDLKNSLDYMDANAWATGYGGSGGEEEGYPGSYTSGSDLVATMEGYYRADAMLVGDNYGEWGFGENYGNAVALSDLLDDVRNGYPPIIATVSQGLRPTGDEMVADGTPHYMVLMGAFLDEDGIWYVVLHDPNPYPKDREYGELHAYTLDSFIWPEHAAIRSSPTLGKTTLLQFFLLFGPLVLKIAL